In Nicotiana tabacum cultivar K326 chromosome 19, ASM71507v2, whole genome shotgun sequence, one DNA window encodes the following:
- the LOC107828133 gene encoding LOW QUALITY PROTEIN: uncharacterized protein LOC107828133 (The sequence of the model RefSeq protein was modified relative to this genomic sequence to represent the inferred CDS: deleted 1 base in 1 codon; substituted 1 base at 1 genomic stop codon) gives MGVLEKISEALHNNEEKTVELRQKIFNLVSEWGTFEKDLELSSNCLKECFNEMESSEMHLGSVQESAAESLKELNAIRESVERKREEVERKEEELESKWKDLSLARKGFAETVKLREEKLNDQEKVVERLWDEVEFERKQTGDVEEKLIEIRLKEKDLNRIQSWIHHETHALELKDQELAERMEEIQVKEHNLQFMKKELEDREMGLESLNKELVIKECKLDNVKKELRVKENNLDYVKKELRENENNLQSVKKELRENENNLEPLKKALAVKESRLDGVMKEVRLKESKLEIMKKELREKENNLESMNKELAVKENRLDSMQKEVRGEESKLEILKKELGEKENNVESVNKELAVRENRLEGVKKVLRVKESNLDYLEKELRENEKKLVHAKKELREKETNLDSLKKELTYKENMLDSMKKELRLKGSNLDIVMKELKEKEKNLDFVKKDLREEEINVDAVKKELSVKENMLDNMKKELGLKESNLDIVMKELKEKEKNLDFVKKELREKENEFESVKKEFKAEADNLIALRKQLESKEDFLSSMKKELEHKEKFHDVMKKKLELHEEHLKSFNERLNLRERELDSFQEAYKQRFEELNSKEKKLDSVEEFAKKKLXGFQSEKKIFLAEQGLFEQRMKEVILREERVKDRLEELESREKHFEDRCKELGEKEKQLNAIPNAHIKSEPAEEVALDRVNAIVGNSTVTSFVVIMDGKRLQIFLNEHEKELDLMSDEVFKALQMSPDPAQLVLDAMEGFYPPHLRKGETEFEGSVARRSCILLLEQLIRVSPEIRGFVRRVARNIARDWKVKMKVTKGNQDEILGFLYLLAAYNLASSFKVDDLMILLEIVAKHDKFAELCGSLGMKQNLPGFVQNLLTQQRHLEAIRYAYAFELVDQFPPTAILKNYMEYVERNYVNVCEKETCSFEEKIEAIEQRVASIRAVIRCILNYKLQSKYPIEHLEECIEMLTRQKEDQAALCVIYEAKTPEQANVNQLGSTNPSSPTGTKSLNSASFSARTPSCTLDHSNAMPIILMNMSGEDLQNFLNKHLKEHKLLRSEVFSALLMSLDSGMLVLEALVGFYPPDYQKEEIEFNRNIIRQSCILLLEQFMELSPGIKPEAKLEASKLAFAWKAKMMGEMENHLAILGFLLLVGSYRLASAFDKDELESLYHKVSPHVNTSEICHALGISDNTSRSDDLPSIEESKRHKAQCCTDESICNNTDMKCEGHDVICNCASSLHRTLDPALLVLDAFRSCHPTKLGRCENFPSVMRSFSDLLDQLREVSPEIKPHVKVGAIAFAVDWYSTLIGSQLNISEFLAFVQLLAIYKIIDSFHSDALFGLLEKVQPTERVVTLFKILGLIDKIRCFVQNLINKKQWMVAFTYVYEFDLVNLVSPVMLLRDYVRHSEEIAKQILHAGNSSHRAQMKAISYEINALRNAVRHIVDRGLQSEYSPSQLQEQIETLQFQMSNSSQSSSNRNFTAKFQQVKTNKGTCRPAPIAQVRKEFMKKRSAPAGDTDVIHRTRRKQNFKRHRHLSTRR, from the exons ATGGGTGTACTGGAAAAGATATCGGAAGCGTTGCATAACAACGAGGAGAAAACGGTGGAGTTAAggcaaaaaatatttaatttagtttCAGAATGGGGAACTTTTGAGAAGGACTTAGAATTGTCCAGCAACTGTTTGAAGGAATGCTTCAATGAGATGGAATCATCGGAGATGCATTTAGGATCAGTTCAAGAATCAGCGGCGGAGAGCTTGAAGGAACTCAATGCTATTAGGGAATCAGTTGAACGAAAACGCGAAGAAGTTGAGAGGAAAGAGGAGGAATTGGAATCGAAGTGGAAGGATTTGAGTTTGGCACGAAAAGGGTTTGCTGAGACTGTGAagttaagggaggagaagctgAATGATCAGGAGAAGGTGGTGGAAAGGCTTTGGGATGAGGTTGAATTCGAGCGGAAACAAACAGGCGATGTGGAGgaaaaattaattgaaattaGGTTGAAAGAGAAGGATTTGAATAGGATTCAGAGTTGGATTCACCATGAAACACATGCTCTTGAGTTGAAAGATCAAGAATTGGCTGAAAGGATGGAAGAAATTCAAGTCAAGGAACATAATTTGCAGTTCATGAAGAAGGAACTTGAGGATAGAGAAATGGGGTTGGAATCTTTAAATAAAGAGCTGGTGATAAAGGAATGTAAGTTGGATAATGTGAAGAAAGAACTGAGGGTGAAGGAGAATAACTTGGATTATGTGAAAAAGGAACTAAGGGAGAATGAAAATAACTTGCAATCTGTGAAAAAGGAACTAAGGGAGAATGAAAATAACTTGGAACCTCTGAAGAAGGCTCTTGCTGTTAAGGAAAGTAGGTTGGATGGTGTGATGAAAGAAGTAAGACTGAAGGAAAGTAAATTGGAGATAATGAAGAAAGAACTTAGAGAAAAGGAAAATAACTTGGAATCTATGAACAAGGAACTTGCTGTCAAGGAAAATAGGTTGGATAGTATGCAGAAAGAAGTAAGAGGTGAGGAAAGTAAATtggagattttgaagaaagaacttggagaaaaggaaaataaCGTGGAATCTGTGAACAAGGAACTTGCTGTTAGGGAAAACAGGTTGGAAGGTGTGAAGAAAGTATTAAGAGTGAAGGAAAGTAACTTAGACTATTTGGAGAAGGAACttagagaaaatgaaaaaaaattggtACATGCAAAAAAGGAACTAAGGGAGAAGGAAACTAACTTGGATTCTTTGAAGAAGGAACTTACTTATAAGGAAAACATGTTGGATAGTATGAAGAAAGAACTGCGATTGAAGGGAAGTAACTTAGATATTGTGATGAAGGAActtaaagagaaggaaaaaaattTAGATTTTGTTAAAAAGGATCTAAGGGAGGAGGAAATTAATGTGGATGCGGTGAAGAAGGAACTTTCTGTCAAGGAAAATATGTTGGATAATATGAAGAAAGAATTGGGATTGAAGGAAAGTAACTTAGATATTGTGATGAAGGAacttaaagaaaaggaaaaaaacttgGATTTTGTCAAAAAGGAGCTGAGGGAGAAGGAGAATGAATTCGAGTCAGTGAAGAAGGAATTCAAAGCTGAAGCAGATAACTTGATTGCTCTTAGGAAGCAACTTGAATCTAAGGAGGACTTCTTGTCCTCAATGAAGaaggaacttgagcacaaggagAAATTTCATGATGTaatgaagaagaaacttgaaCTCCACGAGGAACACTTGAAGTCATTCAACGAGAGACTGAATTTGAGGGAGAGAGAGCTTGATTCATTTCAAGAAGCATATAAGCAGCGGTTTGAAGAACTTAATTCAAAGGAGAAGAAACTGGATTCAGTAGAggaatttgcaaaaaaaaaactat AGGGCTTTCAATCAGAAAAGAAAATATTCCTGGCAGAGCAGGGACTTTTTGAGCAACGCATGAAAGAAGTTATACTTAGAGAGGAAAGGGTTAAGGATAGATTAGAAGAGCTTGAATCAAGGGAGAAACATTTTGAGGATAGGTGTAAAGAGCTCGGAGAGAAAGAGAAGCAGTTGAATGCTATTCCTAATGCGCACATAAAGTCAGAGCCTGCGGAAGAAGTAGCACTGGACAGGGTCAATGCTATTGTAGGTAATTCTACTGTTACAAGTTTTGTTGTGATAATGGATGGAAAGAGGTTGCAGATATTCTTAAATGAGCATGAGAAGGAGCTGGATTTGATGTCTGATGAGGTTTTTAAGGCTCTTCAGATGTCTCCTGACCCTGCACAACTGGTTCTTGATGCAATGGAAGGTTTCTATCCTCCCCATTTGAGAAAGGGAGAAACAGAGTTTGAGGGCAGTGTTGCCCGACGGAGCTGCATTCTGCTGTTAGAGCAGTTAATTAGGGTTTCACCAGAGATTCGGGGTTTTGTGAGGAGAGTAGCAAGAAATATTGCAAGGGATTGGAAGGTTAAGATGAAGGTGACAAAAGGGAACCAAGACGAGATCTTGgggttcttgtatcttttggctgCGTACAATTTGGCTTCTTCCTTTAAGGTAGATGATCTTATGATCCTGCTGGAGATTGTTGCTAAGCATGACAAATTTGCAGAATTATGTGGTTCTCTTGGTATGAAACAGAACTTACCTG GTTTTGTCCAGAATCTTCTAACCCAGCAGCGACATCTTGAAGCTATTAGATATGCTTATGCATTTGAACTTGTGGACCAGTTCCCACCCACAGCCATTCTGAAAAATTACATGGAATATGTTGAACGTAATTATGTGAATGTCTGCGAGAAAGAGACCTGCTCATTCGAAGAAAAG ATTGAGGCCATTGAACAACGGGTTGCTTCTATTAGAGCTGTTATCAGATGTATTCTGAATTACAAACTTCAATCTAAATATCCGATAGAACACCTTGAAGAATGTATAGAAATGCTTACAAGGCAGAAGGAAGATCAAGCTGCATTATGTGTCATTTATGAGGCTAAAACGCCAGAGCAAGCGAATGTGAATCAGTTGGGTTCTACTAATCCATCTAGTCCCACAGGCACCAAGTCCCTCAATTCCGCATCATTCTCTGCTAGAACCCCCTCGTGCACTTTAGATCATTCCAATGCTATGCCCATTATCCTTATGAACATGAGTGGAGAGGATTTGCAGAATTTCTTAAACAAACATTTGAAGGAGCACAAGTTGTTGCGGAGTGAAGTCTTTAGTGCTCTTCTAATGTCACTGGACTCGGGGATGCTTGTGTTGGAAGCACTGGTAGGGTTTTATCCTCCAGACTATCAGAAAGAAGAGATTGAATTTAATCGTAATATTATCAGGCAGAGTTGCATCCTTTTATTAGAACAATTCATGGAACTTTCGCCGGGGATTAAACCAGAGGCTAAATTAGAAGCAAGCAAGCTTGCATTTGCCTGGAAAGCAAAGATGATGGGTGAAATGGAAAACCATTTGGCAATCTtgggttttcttcttcttgtagGAAGCTACAGATTGGCATCTGCCTTCGATAAAGATGAACTTGAGAGTTTGTATCACAAGGTATCACCGCATGTGAATACATCTGAAATCTGTCACGCCCTTGGTATTTCAGATAATACTTCAA GAAGTGATGATCTTCCTTCCATAGAAGAATCGAAGAGACACAAGGCTCAATGCTGTACAGATGAATCTATTTGCAACAACACGGATATGAAATGCGAAGGACATGATGTAATCTGCAATTGTGCTTCAAGTTTACATCGTACATTAGATCCTGCTTTGCTTGTACTGGATGCTTTCCGGAGTTGTCATCCCACAAAATTAGGGAGGTGTGAAAACTTCCCATCAGTTATGCGGAGCTTCTCTGATCTGTTGGACCAGCTGAGAGAAGTTTCTCCAGAAATTAAACCTCATGTTAAAGTGGGGGCTATTGCGTTTGCAGTTGATTGGTATTCTACATTGATCGGGTCCCAGCTAAATATATCCGAGTTCTTGGCATTTGTGCAGCTTTTagctatttataaaataatagACTCTTTCCATTCAGATGCACTTTTTGGTCTTTTGGAGAAAGTTCAACCAACTGAAAGGGTTGTTACTTTGTTCAAAATCCTTGGGTTGATAGATAAGATCCGAT GCTTCGTCCAAAATCTTATAAATAAAAAGCAGTGGATGGTGGCATTTACTTATGTCTATGAGTTTGATCTTGTTAACTTGGTTTCACCAGTGATGCTCCTGAGGGATTATGTTAGACACTCAGAAGAGATTGCCAAGCAAATACTTCATGCTGGAAATAGTTCTCATCGAGCCCAA ATGAAGGCTATAAGTTATGAAATAAATGCACTAAGAAATGCAGTTAGACATATTGTGGATCGTGGTCTTCAGTCGGAATATTCACCTTCTCAACTTCAAGAACAGATCGAAACACTTCAATTTCAGATGTCAAACTCGAGTCAATCAAGCTCAAATCGAAACTTTACTGCTAAGTTCCAACAagttaaaacaaataaaggaactTGCAGACCTGCTCCAATTGCTCAAGTGCGAAAAGAGTTCATGAAGAAACGTTCTGCCCCAGCTGGTGACACTGATGTTATCCACAGGACTCGAAGAAAACAGAACTTTAAGCGCCATCGTCATTTATCCACGAGGAGATGA